A window from Roseofilum capinflatum BLCC-M114 encodes these proteins:
- a CDS encoding SGNH/GDSL hydrolase family protein, which yields MFSHRKKIPIWVGLSLSANVVLSLLLIQAQGEIGSVEGRSRVSMTDNPSGIPAQAQILSVNTSNTESPESVNPAPPYVPQSHHLTYQEWVELLAKEAEVAAAKQPENLSVLAGDSISLWFPPALLPPGRTWLNQGISGETSAGLYRRLPLLDRTKPDTIFILIGINDLLKGVSDREVLENYQQILQDLKWNHPQTQLVVQSILPHQGEQATWEQSDRLLQVPNERIRRLNQQLWTLAHSQGAYYLDLYPLFATPQGNLRAELTTDGLHLNQQGYLIWSTAMKFFSHMYLESNPMSPYN from the coding sequence GTGTTCAGCCACAGAAAAAAAATTCCTATTTGGGTCGGGTTATCCCTGTCTGCCAATGTGGTCTTAAGTTTATTGCTGATCCAGGCGCAGGGCGAGATTGGCTCGGTCGAAGGGCGATCGCGGGTGTCAATGACCGATAATCCTTCAGGTATCCCGGCTCAAGCCCAAATCCTTTCAGTCAATACGAGCAATACTGAGTCCCCAGAGAGTGTTAACCCAGCTCCTCCCTATGTCCCTCAGAGCCATCATCTCACCTATCAAGAATGGGTGGAACTGCTGGCTAAAGAAGCGGAAGTAGCAGCCGCGAAACAACCGGAAAATCTCTCAGTTTTAGCGGGAGATTCCATTAGTTTATGGTTTCCTCCAGCATTGTTGCCCCCTGGACGCACTTGGCTCAACCAGGGAATTTCTGGGGAAACTTCGGCGGGATTATATCGCCGCTTACCCCTGTTAGATCGGACGAAACCCGACACCATCTTTATTCTGATTGGCATTAATGATTTACTCAAAGGGGTGAGCGATCGCGAGGTTTTGGAGAATTATCAGCAAATTCTTCAGGACTTAAAGTGGAATCATCCCCAAACCCAATTGGTGGTGCAATCGATTTTGCCCCATCAGGGAGAACAAGCAACTTGGGAACAGAGCGATCGCCTCTTGCAAGTACCCAATGAACGCATTCGCCGACTCAATCAACAACTTTGGACTCTGGCTCATTCCCAAGGAGCCTATTATCTGGATCTGTATCCCTTATTCGCTACACCCCAAGGGAATCTACGGGCAGAGTTGACCACGGATGGCTTGCATCTTAACCAGCAAGGCTATTTGATTTGGAGTACAGCCATGAAATTCTTTTCACATATGTATTTAGAGTCTAATCCGATGAGTCCGTATAACTAG
- a CDS encoding SPFH domain-containing protein, whose amino-acid sequence MVPSILIFLLVAIACLSSSLVVIQEPYEALVERLGRYKRTLKAGVNFIIPLVDKVVIRALMSERLLDVPPQQTITKDNVSLEVDAIVYWQIVNLKRAYYAIDNIENALENLVLTNLRGEIGRLEMNQTFSGIKEINQALLEQIDSITDSWGVKLIRVEVRDITPPKTILESLEQERAAESKRLASITEAQGGAQSMKILADALGMDSNSLEFIQFIIAQRYIESSEKLTNSPNSKVFFMNPGALNETLTNLLEYERSNLRKIDLPPESAPGNGKE is encoded by the coding sequence ATGGTTCCGAGTATTTTGATTTTTTTATTGGTGGCGATCGCCTGTCTGTCGAGTTCCTTGGTGGTGATTCAGGAACCCTATGAAGCCTTAGTAGAGCGCTTGGGAAGGTATAAACGCACCCTCAAGGCCGGTGTTAATTTTATTATACCTCTCGTGGACAAAGTGGTGATCAGAGCCTTGATGAGCGAGCGTCTGCTGGATGTCCCCCCCCAACAAACCATCACCAAAGACAACGTATCCTTAGAAGTCGATGCGATCGTCTACTGGCAAATTGTCAACCTGAAACGGGCCTATTATGCCATTGATAATATTGAAAATGCTCTGGAAAATCTGGTGTTAACCAATTTGCGGGGGGAAATTGGTCGTCTCGAAATGAATCAAACGTTTTCCGGGATTAAAGAAATTAATCAAGCCTTGCTAGAGCAAATTGACTCAATTACGGACTCTTGGGGAGTTAAGTTGATTCGGGTAGAAGTCCGGGATATTACTCCTCCGAAAACCATTCTTGAATCCCTAGAACAAGAACGAGCCGCAGAAAGTAAACGATTGGCCTCAATTACCGAAGCCCAAGGAGGAGCGCAATCGATGAAAATCCTGGCTGATGCATTAGGAATGGATTCTAACAGCCTTGAGTTTATTCAATTTATTATTGCCCAACGGTATATAGAAAGCAGCGAAAAGCTCACGAATAGTCCGAATTCTAAGGTCTTCTTTATGAATCCTGGAGCTTTGAACGAAACCCTCACCAATCTTTTAGAATATGAACGGTCAAATTTGAGGAAAATTGACCTGCCCCCTGAGTCTGCACCTGGAAATGGAAAGGAGTAA